A stretch of Fusobacterium sp. DNA encodes these proteins:
- a CDS encoding Rad52/Rad22 family DNA repair protein has protein sequence MEIKEIMKKLQEPFEDSEIEFRVGATNSDKTKGMALAYVQARAIQNRLDSLFGVDGWSVSYKEITAGFICSLSVKINDKWVTKEDGAPTTEFESVKGGISSAFKRVASSGFGIGRYLYNAKNMWFPIKQQGKGYIFITEPKLELNNKIISKDDKENKRNGIIIDFGKYKGMTLEEIYEKDHNYIKYLKDKAKDAEIINACTKLIA, from the coding sequence ATGGAGATAAAGGAAATAATGAAAAAATTGCAGGAACCATTTGAAGACAGTGAAATTGAGTTCAGAGTAGGCGCAACAAATAGTGATAAAACAAAAGGAATGGCACTAGCATATGTACAAGCACGCGCAATCCAAAATAGATTAGATAGTTTATTTGGAGTAGATGGATGGAGTGTATCATACAAAGAGATAACAGCAGGTTTTATATGTTCTCTGTCAGTAAAGATAAATGATAAATGGGTTACAAAGGAAGATGGAGCACCAACAACAGAATTTGAATCAGTAAAAGGGGGAATATCAAGTGCTTTTAAAAGAGTGGCTTCAAGTGGATTTGGAATAGGAAGATACCTATATAATGCAAAGAATATGTGGTTTCCAATAAAACAACAGGGAAAGGGTTATATATTTATTACAGAACCAAAACTTGAACTCAATAATAAAATAATTTCTAAAGATGATAAAGAAAATAAAAGGAATGGTATTATAATTGATTTTGGAAAATATAAAGGGATGACATTGGAAGAGATATATGAAAAGGACCATAATTATATAAAATACTTGAAGGATAAGGCTAAGGATGCAGAAATAATAAATGCTTGTACTAAGCTTATAGCATAA
- a CDS encoding zinc ribbon domain-containing protein: protein MKLNIILSAISAILVFIGSLIMAEEFNMLDSTETLSVYASVSAFMLSIALISICKLFEEVYGDRIKDNGYATKILKYGLPAMFSLSSASMLFGIVILELGSAEPSTFSVLFTLAMSTMLGTVLSCVTYPKMNEYIIKRSTVVFSKKKPISSKIKCSKCEATFPKNVKFCPNCGTAVENKNADQ, encoded by the coding sequence ATGAAACTTAATATTATTTTATCAGCAATATCAGCAATTTTAGTATTTATAGGAAGCCTAATTATGGCAGAAGAATTTAATATGTTAGATAGTACAGAGACTTTGTCTGTATATGCTTCTGTTTCAGCATTTATGCTCAGCATAGCTCTTATATCTATCTGTAAATTATTTGAAGAAGTATATGGAGATAGAATTAAAGATAATGGTTATGCAACTAAAATACTTAAATATGGATTACCAGCAATGTTTTCTTTATCATCAGCTAGTATGTTGTTTGGAATAGTTATACTAGAGTTAGGCTCTGCAGAACCTTCAACATTTTCAGTATTGTTTACTCTAGCTATGAGCACTATGTTGGGAACTGTACTTAGTTGTGTAACTTATCCTAAGATGAATGAATATATAATAAAACGTTCAACTGTGGTGTTTAGCAAAAAGAAACCAATAAGTTCCAAAATAAAATGCAGTAAGTGTGAAGCTACATTTCCTAAGAATGTTAAATTCTGTCCTAATTGTGGAACAGCAGTAGAAAATAAGAATGCAGATCAATAA
- a CDS encoding M48 family metalloprotease — protein sequence MRQGFRTKTAYLLLGINILLNTLISLVILVPILIGIFNCRNPYIALGIPLLLPLGMTVLASTDLLIGILKFFYINNTRKLLNKEEEYLNSIVNEILLIINSEKNLELKIEQFEFEIIKTRGLEAFAYGKNTICVSEGFLYDENISEDELKAVLMHEFSHLLNKDTIFLMCMLISNLFMKGIGSVGSFWIKGIGKRSEYSRERNNTFVLDIIILIIYFIFVKLLSDTILTILLRVHDRKIEYQCDEFVAELGYRDSLISVFNKFLALERLYGISTSNSLVQILYSTHPKTEDRIRKLEEYTAELTQEISY from the coding sequence ATGAGACAAGGCTTTAGAACAAAGACAGCATATTTACTATTGGGGATAAATATTTTATTAAATACATTAATATCTCTGGTTATATTAGTACCAATATTAATAGGGATTTTCAATTGCAGAAATCCATATATAGCTTTAGGAATTCCTTTATTATTACCATTGGGAATGACTGTATTAGCATCTACTGATTTACTTATAGGGATACTAAAGTTCTTTTATATTAATAATACTCGAAAGTTGTTGAACAAAGAAGAAGAATACTTGAACTCTATTGTTAATGAAATTTTATTAATTATTAATTCAGAGAAGAATTTGGAATTAAAAATAGAACAATTTGAATTTGAAATAATTAAGACTAGGGGATTAGAAGCATTCGCTTATGGAAAAAATACTATTTGTGTCTCAGAAGGATTTTTATATGATGAAAATATTTCAGAAGATGAATTAAAAGCTGTATTAATGCATGAATTTTCACATCTATTAAATAAAGATACGATTTTTCTTATGTGTATGTTAATAAGTAATTTATTTATGAAGGGAATTGGGAGTGTAGGATCATTTTGGATTAAAGGAATAGGAAAAAGATCAGAATATTCAAGAGAGAGAAATAATACGTTTGTATTAGACATAATAATCTTAATAATTTATTTTATATTTGTAAAATTATTATCAGATACAATATTAACTATATTATTAAGAGTACATGATAGAAAAATAGAATATCAATGTGATGAATTTGTAGCTGAGTTAGGATATAGAGACTCCTTAATAAGTGTTTTTAATAAGTTTTTAGCTCTTGAGAGATTATATGGAATATCAACTTCTAATAGCTTAGTTCAGATACTATATTCAACACATCCTAAAACAGAAGATAGAATAAGAAAATTAGAAGAGTACACTGCGGAATTGACACAAGAAATAAGTTACTAA
- a CDS encoding DeoR family transcriptional regulator, which translates to MLKINAEKDNIRALVPKYILEIIAKDVEHFQISKYKLCNLILLKFSLRFRSNHCQEMSFEEKEYLQFTLHKENTGFYIEIRKGINGMNESEMIREIFSSYAVLPSFLREVNLFREKIAFLMSSHKEYRVLKFHTVEGIVEGRIEKIDRNKKENYLQILVNGKSYYVSQIEIIS; encoded by the coding sequence ATGTTGAAAATAAATGCAGAAAAAGATAATATAAGGGCTTTGGTCCCCAAATATATTTTGGAAATAATAGCAAAAGATGTAGAGCATTTCCAAATATCAAAGTACAAGCTTTGTAATTTAATATTATTAAAGTTTTCTTTAAGATTTAGATCAAATCATTGTCAGGAGATGTCATTTGAAGAAAAGGAGTATTTACAATTTACATTACATAAGGAAAATACAGGATTTTATATTGAAATCCGAAAGGGAATAAATGGAATGAATGAATCAGAAATGATAAGAGAAATATTTTCATCTTATGCAGTATTACCATCATTTTTAAGAGAGGTAAATCTTTTTAGAGAAAAAATAGCATTTTTAATGTCATCCCATAAAGAATATAGAGTATTAAAGTTTCATACTGTTGAAGGAATAGTAGAAGGAAGAATCGAGAAAATAGATAGAAATAAAAAAGAAAACTATCTTCAAATTTTAGTTAATGGAAAAAGTTATTATGTAAGTCAAATAGAAATCATTAGTTAA
- a CDS encoding DUF960 family protein: MENIYLTRNVRENLDLRILAKIIEILREKIRINKNMDYFQIFEMSEDTLINKQEIPEEKKEYKLNFKVQNKEKIWAVQGIDETVGEYWTIMYPEEY; encoded by the coding sequence ATGGAAAATATATATTTAACAAGAAATGTAAGAGAGAATCTTGATTTGAGAATATTAGCAAAAATAATAGAAATACTTAGAGAAAAGATAAGAATAAATAAAAATATGGATTATTTCCAGATATTTGAAATGTCTGAAGATACTTTAATAAATAAGCAGGAAATACCAGAAGAAAAGAAGGAATATAAGTTGAATTTTAAAGTTCAGAATAAAGAAAAAATTTGGGCAGTTCAAGGAATAGATGAAACAGTAGGAGAATATTGGACTATTATGTATCCAGAAGAGTATTAG